One Anser cygnoides isolate HZ-2024a breed goose chromosome 4, Taihu_goose_T2T_genome, whole genome shotgun sequence genomic region harbors:
- the LOC136790750 gene encoding uncharacterized protein has protein sequence MIFVSFLCNIDKYGSHQLGLQSAPACATKALSTPLVLRAMPRLPHSLWEQHGRMSMGLGGSATPLHWHSSSSLSILEHSPCPQGSGPGLSGEADPDPQWGGDHRSSRLRNSVPRALPPCQDLPLLLGAPRRPCDITGPSVTAPCGCWHHHPLSVQTAVLLVTARDRAQRRSSKMLSPGLSLVYLLCVASLLPSSLGCSSRPSWATLMWDVAPEDLEHQGIGTESQCSYLPYLLGQLWSSLAMLDAAFASMEVLYRSDSALCLLGGVFLVGICFWRKARRCQREEVSKTPSASSGTCCHCGYSYDSYEMLCRMEGNIVLMQKHLRELLLHHPRAGRTQRAKKKTKLEDMEEEESIFSISLESHGSQGGSGRESGGLLPSE, from the exons ATGATATTTGTGTCATTTCTATGCAATATTGACAAGTATGGGAGTCACCAGCTGGGCCTGCAatctgctcctgcctgtgccaccAAAGCCCTGAGCACCCCACTGGTGCTGCGGGCAATGccacggctgccccacagcctgtgGGAACAGCACGGAAGGATGAGCATGGGTCTGGGGGGCTCAGCAACGCCCCTGCACTGGCACAGCTCCTCCTCACTGAGCATTTTggagcacagcccctgcccccaggGCTCTGGCCCAGGCCTCAGTGGCGAGGCAGACCCAGACCCGCAGTGGGGAGGTGACCATAGGAGCAGCCGGCTGAGAAATTCGGTTCCCCGGGCCCTGCCTCCCTGCCAAGACCTTCCCCTCTTGCTGGGTGCCCCACGAAGGCCTTGTGACATCACAGGGCCATCGGTGACAGCACCGTGCGGCTGCTGGCACCATCACCCACTCAGCGTGCAGACAGCGGTGCTGCTGGTGACGGCCAGAGATCGAGCCcagagaaggagcagcaaaATGCTCAGCCCGGGGCTCTCCCTTGTCTATCTGCTCTGTGTGgcctctctgctccccagcagccttGGCTGTTCCAGCCGGCCCTCCTGGGCCACGCTTATGTGGGACGTGGCTCCTGAGGACCTGGAGCACCAGGGCATTGGTACAGAGAGCCAGTGCTCCTACCTGCCCTACCTGCTGGGCCAGCTGTGGTCCTCCCTAGCCATGCTGGATGCAGCTTTTGCATCCATGGAGGTGCTCTACAGGAGCGACTCAGCCCTGTGCCTGCTTGGTGGAGTTTTCCTTGTGGGGATTTGCTTCTGGAGAAAAGCCAGGAGATGCCAGAGAGAG GAGGTGAGCAAGACGCCCTCAGCTTCCTCAGGGACGTGCTGCCACTGTGGGTACTCCTATGACAGCTATGAGATGCTATGCCGGATGGAAGGAAACATCGTCCTGATGCAGAAGCACCTAAGAGAGCTGCTCCTCCACCACCCAAGAGCTGGGAGGACCCAGAGAGCCAAAAAGAAGACAAAGCTGGAAGAcatggaagaggaggagagcatTTTCTCCATCTCCCTGGAGAGCCACGGCTCCCAAGGAGGCTCTGGGAGGGAATCGGGGGGATTGCTCCCCAGTGAATAA
- the LOC106046083 gene encoding ribonuclease CL2, translating to MGEWEGPGDPDARRKTETLTQVLMASWTLCVVLVLATVAGAVGETRYEKFLRQHVDHPRTLGLMGHRYCQVMLARRQVTASGRPCKPSNTFVHAPAEDLVATCRNPADAMGIHSTSSPMGITACRLRGGDTRPPCNYRARQLQHHVRVACLDGWPVHLAGTHASPDEA from the exons ATGGGGGAGTGGGAGGGACCAGGAGACCCTGACGCCCGAAGGAAAACTGAGACACTCACACAG GTACTCATGGCGAGCTGGACTCTATGCGTGGTTCTGGTGCTGGCAACAGTGGCAGGGGCGGTGGGTGAGACCCGCTATGAGAAGTTCCTGCGGCAGCATGTGGACCATCCCCGGACACTCGGGCTCATGGGGCACCGCTACTGCCAGGTCATGCTGGCACGACGGCAAGTGACGGCCTCAGGGCGGCCTTGCAAGCCCTCCAACACCTTCGTGCATGCACCGGCTGAGGACCTGGTAGCCACCTGCAGGAACCCTGCTGATGCTATGGGGATCCATAGCACCTCATCACCCATGGGCATCACAGCCTGCCGCCTGCGGGGTGGGGACACCCGGCCCCCTTGCAACTACCGGGCccggcagctccagcaccaTGTGCGTGTTGCCTGCCTTGATGGGTGGCCTGTGCACCTCGCTGGCACCCATGCGTCCCCTGATGAGGCTTAA